From Bombus vancouverensis nearcticus chromosome 15, iyBomVanc1_principal, whole genome shotgun sequence, the proteins below share one genomic window:
- the LOC117166200 gene encoding uncharacterized protein LOC117166200 — protein sequence MKSIVLLALVVVCALAFIEETSALPTDTTTVSTKRVKEPKEIKETATASKDVKAAKEAAKEAKRNKKDCAKECGAAYDPICVHDPTDANFKPRTFGTQCALDVHNCEMGTKLVMKNKGECAGAGGVRLS from the exons ATGAAGTCCATCGTTTTATTAG CATTGGTTGTCGTGTGCGCCCTCGCTTTTATCGAGGAGACGAGCGCCTTGCCCACGGATACGACTACCGTGTCGACGAAACGAGTCAAAGAGCCTAAGGAGATCAAGGAGACCGCGACCGCATCCAAGGACGTAAAGGCAGCTAAAGAGGCGGCCAAAGAGGCGAAAAGGAATAAGAAGGATTGCGCGAAAGAATGTGGAGCTGCGTACGATCCGATTTGCGTCCATGATCCGACCGACGCTAACTTTAAGCCGAGGACGTTCGGTACCCAATGTGCTCTGGACGTTCACAACTGCGAAATGGGAACAA AGCTGGTAATGAAGAATAAGGGCGAGTGTGCCGGAGCTGGCGGCGTGAGGCTCTCTTAA